The DNA segment aataggttgttcattagaggagaacttgtacttaaggatatagaggtaacttagggataaaacgataattttgacctagctggtGTTATGAACACTCATGAAGAACTAATTTGCTGTTATTAgtctatatctgtggacacaaaaatacatctgcagtgagaagaatgtagctgtgggtctttagtggattgtACCtctagttaatgaatattgattaatgtggttaatgagtttagccaattaatctcatatcgttggagcttctgatctgtgaGTCCATTAGGTCCTATTCCTAGCTttaaagggtattgaggtaattatgtcttgaatggaatttaaaatgttcaagtTCACTTAGGAAAATAGTATAAGGTATAgtaatacattataacataaagtttatgttttaattgaacttcataatataaatttaattttagatatgattcaaaattaatttatgaaagaattaaaattttgaaggagttcaaatattaatttaatatgaataggattcatgataaaactataagttaaaattaatgcatatTAGATACACaacaaaactataggttgtgagagaaatacaattgaatataattcaaatgtaggttaaattaaatatgtgatattgaATTTGAGAGtcaattaattggagaattgatagcatcgaaaatgtgttattttcctcttcttaattctaggtcgttactatgtttaatgtatttatttaGTAATTTTATAAGTATCGAGCATTTTGGAGGTAGAATCCATCATTACGAGCTGTtaggggttaatttggagcaattagaagcTAATTTAAGCAACCAAGCTTCAAAAGGACATGAACGGATAAAAATGCCCTTGGacggagcgttgcaatgctcaaaCGAGCGTTGCTAATGCTACAAGGCAGTAGCTGATCATTGCTGAAGTGTAGAGTAGCATCGCGACGCTACAAGCAGCGTTGCGACGTTCCATATTATGACTGACGGATGCGTGCGCGTGAGGCTTGTAGCGTCGTGATGTTGTAACAACTGCTAGATATATCTGCCCTCGATTTAGGGCAAGGGGCTGATGCATACAAATTGTGATGtgattatggtgtgagtttgcggtgatgtgttatgcggtgaacatgcaagttttcctaataagacccaagtataagccttactaggttttctggtaagtccaaggtcaaatACAGTGATTACTGAATAAATATGCAACAGttactttgattctcttgcagtggtgaaaacaaataagttgaaTGGTGTTCTGATTAagaatatttcctatgcgacagAGTTtgaacacttcctaagattataCACAAGAttatacaatgagtatgcgattaTACACAAGTTAGTTAACACTTGTTAACACATAaaacaagttatgcgatcacgctacacacaaataacaacatgtcatctctcaatgcaaataccataattcctatttctaggacgcatgcgatgtatacgaaaaagtcaatagaacttatgtctaagcctctattcttgtttatgtgatgatgaatgatgcacacataaaacaaggtgattGCATActctatcatatcctatttctagggtgcatgcgatgtgtaaataacgatagaacttatgtttaagtttctatttcttgcttatgcggttctaatctgactctttcaagcctagattctaatctgactctctcaagtctagattctatctttagactactctctcaagtatctctaaagggtgaatgacgcatacataagataagatgaatcgcataaaatgtaaatcttaagtcatgctagcttagtacttctcaacccattcagaaatttagctactcatgcgaagtatgaAGAGATGGAACATaggttgaaatgagatttctattttctataaatagagtgctaaatgcaaaataacaaatggagtTTAGAGATAAGAcgcccggtaagcaatgtcttgcttctcgtggccttttacactgttctttttcACTTCAACTTTGTCCAAATGTATAtccttgctctcgcaagtgttggacCTCTCTCCTTTGTAATGCTTTCcagcagtctctcgatctgtccgagAATAATCTTTTGGCTTCCTCGTCTCCTTGTTTgtctccgtcttctaagtataagtatgTACGTGAACAGACTAACGACTCTCTAACTTGTTATATATCTTCCTTTTCTTACACTTGGcctttagtatttatagagctcaaggtgaagcagcctttctttttaatgattgcaatgatgggcagtcattaaatctcctgctaTGATGtgtcgattaatggtcacctaaagttgagtgtacttactacagtgtgactttaacggcttgtcaactaaattcagattcgaccgttatcaactttctgtcccatcatgatttattgtgttgtcaccttgatgcgcagtctttatgcggccatctttttgagcaacttctcacgatcgcatacgatcgcatgactttgtgATCGCAATCTTCAAGTGCGCTGACGCCTAattcctttggatcgcaattttacttgcgccatcacatttttcttgcacaaaataagtgaattaactgcttttatgcgatgggcgcatgtgattacaatttcttcagtttaacgcttttggacatgatattgcttatttttaccatcattgttttacttatttgagctgtaataacgtgtatttctacccaTTATTAGGGGCATCGACCCCCAATCGACTCCTACGTCAATTTTCTCTTCTTACCTCTCCACTTgtatttttctccctttttctcCCCATTTCATGTAACTAATGGAACGATGCCGGGATTTGTCTTCTCCATCTCCATGGGAAGACAAATTCTAActattttctagttttggagattttggaaCAATGTAATtttttgggagttttgtttgaatgtaatctttttattcttttttatggGTTTCAATCTGAATTTAAtgtttatgaattgcatgattttaattgttgattgattCCCAATGATTATGTTGTGTAATTCTAATACTTGGAGATAACTTGTAATATGTGACatgaaattataggttaatccCATTcaaagcaataggttagttaggcttgCGATTCATTAGGTCTGAGATATGTTGCTTGCTCCTATCAATCTAGAGAGAAACCACATTGAATGTTTGATTAGACGTTGGAAGTCGAGCACTCATCCTAGCATtatccctagaacttaatgcgattCGTTAATTTGTATGGAGTGGATTTGTTTTCTATGCATGTTAattaattaggtaattaggaccattgatTGAGATTCCAATTAATTAGGCTAGGCATAGTCAAGAAactaaaattgcatttaaatgaCTCGATGAACAAAAATTGTGTTGGCCAATTACAATTCCCCTAAGCTAGGTCGTTTCCTTTAATTGCATTTCTATCTTTATTTTCTCGCGTTTTATTTTCATGCACTTTCAATTATCAATNCAATTTATCACTTTAACTGAAAACACGTTttgatgaactaatcttccGCGCAAGGGTTTACAGTAAACTCAACCCtactaataattaattaattatttaacttaatttaatttgatttaattaattgaattaaaactataggttatgtgagagatgttcatttaaatatgattcaaaagaaattattaattgaattggatttaatgaattaattattatttatttgatttaatttttaaattagataataataaaattaagaataacTTACATATGTGGGAGTTATCGGAGACGTGGAGCACTGTCCACGTTTATAACTTTCTCTCTCTTATAATCTCTCACGCCTAGTATACCtataaaggttaaaaaaaaattatatataaagaaagtttatttgaaaaataatgacTCTAGAATTCTATCAGAAATATCACACCATTCCTATGATTTTGAATCCCAAAAAATTTGATATTAGTTACCACAAGTCAATAACTTCATTTTCTCAGAGAATAGAAAGGTTCACAAACGGTGATGTTCACATTTTTTTTGTCACTCCACAGTACAAAAGGGCTCGTGATTTCCAGCCCAAGGAGAATTGGTGATTTCATCGAGCTGTCAATGTGAGTAAGTGATGACATTATCTTCTCTGTAAGATTAAATCACCAAAAGATAAAGCATGCTTAACCTGAATTATACAGTAGGTTGAAATTTTAGTTCTCTGTCCATATTTTGTATGTTTTGCTAATGTACTGATATTTTGATCTAAGCTTCTATCCTTACAATTGTGAAGGtgaacttgtgttgatgtaAATTTGATGCGAATGTAgtttgatctctagtacttaATCCTCTGATTCCCTTTCAATTGAATGTGTATGCTTGACTTGAGTAAGCGGAGCGcgtgatgttcttgaagttgaaatcttggaagaatgtttgtatctccaaaggactcCAGTCTTCAAGTGTGTGTGGCTAGCTTCAGGGGTTAGGGAGTCTTTTGATTGTttggagaattctctctaggctctctgAAGTGTAAAATTTTCGACCcctacaaaagaagaaaacttctttatttatagagttccTTAGTGGGCTTTGTGGACTTAAGCTTTGTTGGTCCATGGATATGACCCTTGGACCcattaattggatttgggcttAATTTGGCCTTTgccaaattaagcctatttttgggCTCAATTTTGAAGGGAACTTAATTCCTGTAGAAGCATGAGATCACCTTGTATTTCGCTTTTCcatttaatagaaaaaaaattcatagtAGTCCACAAAAATAATGGAGGATAAACATCATATTCAACATGCTATAGAAGATGGGAAAAAGGGAAAACAAAGTTCACCATTGTTGAATCTCGATTTTCTCGTAAATTCCTCTTGCTTGTCTCACGAGCACCTTTTCAACGATTTTGAACACCACCGTAAGAATAGATTTGTTATTCTCTATGACTCCAAGGGTTATATGAATGGTCTCTAACACTTGGGAGAGGAAGAGGTAAAGAGAatttattgagagagagagtgaagAGGAATTTGGTGGAGGCTAGGTATTTCTTTTGCACAAAAACATCCTTTCCCTAAAtgggatatatttatatggatgtATTTCCTTTTCTACCCTTAGtgctaatcaattaaataacccttaattaattaattaatacactaattaaataaccataaattaaatcctatttaatatatagttaattaattaacatataaacacCACATATTTAATGTATCCACCTCTCTAacactataattaattaattcttcatgaatctaattcacttgaatttaatgtttgaatctcattcaaatatttctctcttacatattttgaattatagatcatatctataattaattattatataataatctcgttaatataaaattttttcaattgatttgaacaatttattcctcattactatcctttagggagctaacaaagggaccttatggacctacatattagaaaCTCCAATAatgtgaaattaattaattaaactatttagttaaattaatcaatattcattaactatcggtcactccactaaagattgatagttgcactcttcacactgcagatatatttttgtgtccatggatataaccaatcaatagtgagtcaacctttcacaaatcgctcataactacaactgggtcaaattaccgtacatctaacttcttaaataccaccgagtcctctaatgaacaaacagtttatagtccaactataaattaacacctctcgggccagtgagaggttgaagtctcattgttcaagactcgaaatcagctattaaaggagcaatttatctacttttcttaagattgagaatgagtgaattccatcttgtgtagttgtgtttcgaGCTCTTTActcagacaaatcccaaaatggtaggcagtCGGCTAACATAgctactctcatccatacagatAAAAGGATTGCTCtcataaacaaaagttcacaactcactcaacaTTAatgtcaagtcacctatggtcatcttagtgaaacgTAGGTATCTTCTAGCAACAATGTTattagagagactattcattttatggttcagtcttataaaaattttttgtgtagaatacccctgctcacaagcctctacatgaacgatcaggatcagattatttgtagcaatttacaatatgtaacaactataaaataggtcgtactcgtagtgtcactaggataagataactaacattatccatctactacagatattatttacttaaacatgatctacatccccctgtatgtcaaccacatacatgttttaagatacatgaaataaccttgcatcttagtttattgaattgaattaatgcaatttaaatgttaataaaatactTGTCTTAAATATATGATTcgtatttacaaactactagataaatgagatttaggacaccaaatcCAATAAATTGGACTTTAgcacaaataataatatcaaattggactaAATTATTTTATGCAATTCAACGGTTATGATGAAAACACGTGCCTTCATCGGGATTTGCCAATTTAcatcttcaattttaaattggAACACATGTCAACCTTTAATAGTTCCATatttgataatttataatttcgtcattaatttgataaatgacgtgtcaatttgtgattggttCGAAATATTTGAGAAAGGAGAATGAGGCAAGCAAATGTAAAATGAACATGGCCACGACACACAGTTTACTGTCTAAGAATTAGGTCGAAGACGAGACGACATGTCGTAATGGGAAAACGGCAAAATTGGTATGTAAATTTGGAGATAATTAGGCGACACGGCCGATTTCTTCTCCGTTATATCCTCCGTCTCTTACGCCCTTCCACATTTTCCGTTCTATTTCTTCCAGTTTTTCCTCTCCTCATTTCTTCCACTTTTCGAAATGACAGTCCTGCCCCTCTTCCTCTCATTatccaaatttcaaaactaaaccAATTTGATTTTAGACTCTTTGTTACATATATGATAGTCCTTTTCAATTTATCTTATGACAAAGATTTCAAACTCCATGTCAAATACATAGTTCCATAAATACAactcttttcaaaaaaaataaaaaaaaaattaaaaaaaaggcccaaatgagtttaattcaataataattGACACACGACCTTCCATTCTAAAGGTTGGAGGTTTGATTCCTCGTTCcacaattgtactaaaaaacaaataaaatgttGAGGTTTAATTGAGTAATAATTGACATGCAATCTTATGGTGTATTTGATTTAAGTTTtcaagaatttaattttaaaaataagttatctaagaaaaaaaattaaagtatttgATACCTAcacaaaataacttttgaaatattttcaaactatattttaaatcgtttatataaaaatagtttaaataaaaataaaattttttaaaaacattttctcTAGTCAATTCAAATAGGAAATAGACTCTTATCTTCGAAGTCGAAAGTTGGATTCCTCGTCTTGTAATTGATTGATGTACTAAAAAGTTTCATGAAAGGCATGTCGTGGGTAAATGTattctaaataaatttaaaaataatcacaataaagtttttataattgatattttgtCTATATATTTATGAATTCTTTTTCACCTTTTATAATATAGTGAAAATATTCCTCTCTTGTATGGaaatatatttagaaatttACTATACAATATCTACATATATTATTTAGAAtattttgttgaaaatatttacaaaatatagtaaaattttagaattatcaatggtAGATACTgactatcaatgtctatcaatgatattgatagacacgtCTATCATggatagttataaaattttgttatatcttgtaaatattttgatttatttttctatatttaaaaacaactcagagataaggaaaaaaaatcatttgagaccctcaaagaatttttaaaaacaatgttttatttcttaatttttatttttaactttaaaatcaTTGATTAAAAGACTCATAAGAGTTAACAGTATTGTAAAAATCAcagatttaacaaaaaaaaaaaaaaaaaaagtcgtgatcgatataatttttaaaagcaaTATCGTCTCAAGAACTTCTAGGAAATAGGtctttctattttaaaattttattttcaacaatatatatatctttttgatagaagagtttaaaaatatgatttgtatATGTGATGCCAAAATTCGGAAGGAGAAAAAGAGTATGATGTAACAACAAcggtaaattttatttaatagaaGAACAACATGACttggaaaataaaaagattacGTTGATGTTTAATTAAGTCAAAGAATGGAACAGTGCAATGGGTTAATAGTTTGTGGGTGGAGAATGAGAATTAATCCTCTCTAATACTATCATAATGTATCTATAATTATGAGTGACTGACCTAGGTTCTCTCGATTGGATTTCAAAGTTGCTTCGGGATAATTATTCAACTCAACGGAGCAAGGAGTGTATGCAGTTTGGTATTTGGCTAGGGTCAACCTCGACCCTGATGCTTTGGGTCAAGACATGTAGGGAAGCATGTGGCCCATTAGGTAATTCATTATGCTCGATCTTGCCTAAGCCAACTCCCTCTCGTAGGCTTATTTCGGTTGTCCTAGGATAATATTTTCAGCCCGAACCTTATTATTTTCACGACTTTGTCCCAACTCCTTTCTATCTTTGTTTGATGTTGATTATGCCTTCGATCTAAAATCCGCCATAACAatgtattaaaaaagaaataaagtttGTGGGGGTGATTTGCACATGTAAGTTACTTTCACTATAAACAAtcaagtaaaataataataataataatgaaaaaaaataataagataaaATTACAGAATTTGCCCAAATTTGGAGAaacttaataaatattaaaggaaataatggatgaagatggagagattgaaaaattgatgatgatgatgctgtTGTCTGTTGAAGCAACAGAAAGTATGGCACTGTGCATCATCACCAGAAATTTCAGCAACAGAGATATACAATATtttaatactataaaatatgCAGGtccatcatttttattttattttattttatacaacaaaTAGTGTATGaagatttcattatttttaaatgaaaaatatttcattatttttaataataggAATTTAAAAggcaaaatttttctaaaataggTCATAGATTTCACCTTTTTGTTTTAATCTCATGCGTAAATATAAATTATGTATCAATTTTTATGTGAAATGGTAAGTTTAGTGATGAAAattcaacattttctttttaaggCGCTTAATCCTCTTGGATTCAAGAAAGTTTAAGAAATGATATccgagaaatgattttaaattaattactttatttagaacaaaaaagatttgaaatgaatgtatttaaatttttgttgtttggattgtaatttaaaaaaaagaagaaaaatacgaatttactatattttaattatgatgtgttaattgaaaattagaatttgactggattaattaaactttcaaaagtctATGAAATTATGCAAAATCCGAACATTCTAGTCAGGAAAGTTTTTAAAGTAAAACCAGAATTAAGGGTATATATATACTTACACACACTCGATTCAGTCgattttgattggtttttctaataaaaaattgattcgAACTATATTTTAGTTTTCTCCATATACAAATCAAGATGTCCActtttatactaaaaataaaccaaatcaaaggattgatttggtttttttttcctccattttACTTCCGCACTTCTACTATTGAGAAACACTTGAAATCAAGGATTAAGATATTGTTGTCAATGTCAAATAACAAAATCGTCAAAAATTTAGGGTTATAATCGTAATAAGTCATATAGTTTGACGGTGatggttcaaattaaaaattcaaaagtattattatatttttggcTCAGTATGTTGTGCATAAAACTTTGAAGGATCAAGAGTCAAACATCCTTCAAACTCCATATGTTATTTTGAGtagtttaaattatttttggcGGGAGATGTTATCTCGTATAGTTTGCTTGAAATATTGTCTTTTGAGTTGTTTACCTTAAATAAAAtcgtttaatttaataaattcatgtataatccaaattatattGACATAATAAGAAGCAATTAAGGCACTTATAGCGTAAGGGTCCAACTTACCATGTGAGGCCATATTGGTCATTTCCTTTGCCCACATTCGTGATTAAAGCCTTAAATAAAGAAGACTCTATTcactccattttcaattttcaaatatatattttttaaattaaaaaaaaaaaacttcctttTAGACCTAAATTTTCCAGCATAGGAAATTAGTTATATTTCTCCCCTTTATATAAATGCCTCAAAACCACCCATATATCCTCAACTCTTTTCTCATCTCATTTCATGGCTCTTCACACAATCTCATTCATTTTCTTAcacttccttttccttttcctctcCTCCGTCTCCTCCTCGACCTTCAACGTAGTCGATTTTGGCGCCAAACCCGATGCCAAAACTGACTCGTCGAAGGCCTTCGAGGCAGCTTGGGTCGGAGCGTGTCGTGCATCAACAGCCGGGTCCATTTACGTCCCAAAGGGTAGATTCTATCTCACAAGTGCAACTTTTGATGGGCCTTGTAACAACAATGATATCACTATACACATTGATGGGACGCTCCTTGCTCCCTCAAACTATGGTGTGATTGCAAACAATGGAAATTGGATCACTTTTCGTCATGTTTATGGTGTTAGTGTCTTTGGCGGCATTCTTGATGCTCAAGGATTTGAATTGTGGGCTTGCAAACATTCCAAAAACTCTTGCCCCTCGGGAGCTACGGTAAATCGTTTTCtctattcaaatattattttagtctttacactttggattttgtttaattttagtccttatatttttaataaatcttcaATTTTGGTCACTTgaatttaaatagtttttcttaaagaggttaaaatatcaatttGGTATATGTAGTtggagtttttcaattttgatttctatactttcaaatgtttaattttattttcgtACCTATaagaaatcttaaatttaattcctAGTACAAGtttattttcgatttttttaaaattttttgttgtttattaacatttttactataaattttgaaaatatattaacgtatatattttttttcatattattatttaactaattttgataaaaattaattttaaggatTAAATTTGACATATTATTAAAAGTATTCAATGTATAGGGActataatttaaccaaaaatttGTGTTACAAAAGTTACCATTTTTATTTAGTTCCTACTAGGGAGATTTGCTTTCTAATTATTAAACATTGTTGAATGTTTTCTTTTGGTGCAGTCGTTGGAATTTTCCAATTCAAAAAACATAATGGTCAGTGGATTAACCTCGCTAAATAGTCAAATGTTCCACATAGTAATCAATGGTTGTCAAAACGTGAAAATGCAAGGACTGAAGATCTCGGCCGCCAGCGACAGCCCGAACACCGACGGCATTCACGTAGCACTATCTTCAGTGGTTActatcctcaactccatcattgGCACTGGTGACGACTGCATTTCAGTAGGTCCCAGCACGTCGAACTTGTGGATTGAGAATGTTGCTTGTGGACCTGGCCATGGAATTAGgtacttatttttcaaaatgtaatAAAGTTTATATGTTCTCTTGATTACACCTTCTTAAAGATATGgttttaatttggttaatttggtgtagCATTGGGAGTTTAGGAAGAGAAATGCAAGAAGATGGTGTACAGAATGTAACAGTGAAATCAGCTTCATTCACCAATACTCAAAATGGGGTTAGAATTAAAACATGGGGAAAGCCAAGCAAAGGGTTTGCAAGAAACATTCTTTTTCAAGACATTGTAATGGTTAATGTTGAAAATCCAATCATTATCGATCAAAATTATTGTCCCAACAATAAAAATTGTCCTGGACAGGTTCGtatcaacattttttttgttatctaatcTTAGCTTACCACATACcaaactatttttttcttaaaatattttgtatcttatttatttatatttttacgAATAGGATTCTGGAGTTAAAATTAGCGATGTGACATATCGAAACATTCACGGAACATCAGCAACGGAAGTTGCAATGAAATTCGATTGTAGTTCAAAATTTCCATGCAGTGACATAATGTTGGAGGATGTAAAGCTGAGTTATAAAAATAAAGCAGCTGAAGCTTCATGTAGTCATGCTGAAGGAGGTGCTACTGGTTTAGTTCAACCATCAAGTTGTTTGTAGGCAAATCTcacaactatataatatataattatattatatgctTTTTTTAGGGTTAGGGATATGTTAGCTTCTTGATATCGATAACGATTGATGTTCCAAGGTTGAGGTTATGGTACTAGCAACCCACTATGGGGCGTAGTCATATCGAGAGTCAACATCGATTTTTCTAGACGCTTGTTAAAGTTTAATATTGTTAACATTAATCTACTAGTGTCAGTCATTAGACATGACACTTAATACTGTTTTAAATATTGATGATTTGATCTTGACTCTTACCTATTTATTGTTTGTTATTCAAATGGATTGAAATAAAACTCGTTGTATGGTTTTATTTTCATCTATATAAAATATTTCAACTGTCTATACAACAATAAATTAGGCATAGTGATAATGATTAGTCCAAAAAGTGCTTTTAAAAGAgttaaactattttaatataGGATAATGATTAAGTCATGctcaatttaattttcttaaaaagttTTTGATACGTGCCTAGTTGTTATTGGGTATTGCTTGGACTGCACAAAAAATGAGTGTAACCTAATATATCGGGACGAAATGGAGTGTGGAtaaagagattaattaattcatttacaTAGATTATCCAAGGATTGCATCTTATATGTCAAGCTAGAATTTTTAGTTATAGAATAATTAAAGAACATTTTAATTTGTAAGTGATTCATTATATTGTAAACAAAATATACGCAATTGATTTACTTTGAGGCAAGAAGCCAGTGGAACTTGTCTGTCTTTCTttctattcaaattaattaaaatggatTAGAAAACAAGACAaagatattatttatttatttatttatttttcttatatatttatatcttaaTTCTTAAGGGGGAATTG comes from the Benincasa hispida cultivar B227 chromosome 5, ASM972705v1, whole genome shotgun sequence genome and includes:
- the LOC120078509 gene encoding polygalacturonase-like, which encodes MALHTISFIFLHFLFLFLSSVSSSTFNVVDFGAKPDAKTDSSKAFEAAWVGACRASTAGSIYVPKGRFYLTSATFDGPCNNNDITIHIDGTLLAPSNYGVIANNGNWITFRHVYGVSVFGGILDAQGFELWACKHSKNSCPSGATSLEFSNSKNIMVSGLTSLNSQMFHIVINGCQNVKMQGLKISAASDSPNTDGIHVALSSVVTILNSIIGTGDDCISVGPSTSNLWIENVACGPGHGISIGSLGREMQEDGVQNVTVKSASFTNTQNGVRIKTWGKPSKGFARNILFQDIVMVNVENPIIIDQNYCPNNKNCPGQDSGVKISDVTYRNIHGTSATEVAMKFDCSSKFPCSDIMLEDVKLSYKNKAAEASCSHAEGGATGLVQPSSCL